The proteins below are encoded in one region of Nitrospira sp. SG-bin1:
- a CDS encoding enoyl-CoA hydratase, which yields MTGATHSCKIEEGVALVTLNHPPVNALTPELLTELAGTFDSLATDDAVKAVVLTGAGRFFIAGADIRVLASIPSSVAGEAMARQGQMLLNKIEALEKPVIAAINGACLGGGLELAMCCHIRLAAEGAKLGQPEINLGIMPGFGGTQRLSRLIGQSKAMELILTGEPVSAREAMHLGLVSQVVAVDDLLRQAQGLARTLAMKSQVALRASLRAIRRGGELPLFEGLAVEARLFGELCDTEDRKEGTAAFLEKRQPRFKNR from the coding sequence ATGACGGGAGCTACGCACAGTTGCAAGATTGAAGAAGGCGTTGCCCTCGTGACCCTCAATCACCCACCGGTCAACGCCCTCACACCCGAACTGCTGACTGAGCTGGCCGGCACATTCGACTCGCTCGCCACGGATGATGCCGTGAAGGCTGTGGTGCTCACCGGTGCCGGTCGATTTTTTATCGCTGGAGCGGACATCCGAGTGCTGGCCTCCATTCCGTCGTCAGTTGCGGGCGAAGCGATGGCCCGCCAGGGGCAGATGTTGTTGAACAAGATTGAGGCACTCGAAAAACCGGTCATTGCGGCGATCAACGGCGCTTGTTTGGGAGGAGGTTTGGAATTGGCGATGTGCTGTCACATCCGCCTGGCAGCAGAAGGCGCCAAACTTGGCCAGCCGGAAATCAACCTGGGCATCATGCCGGGTTTCGGGGGTACTCAACGCCTTTCTCGGCTGATCGGCCAATCCAAGGCCATGGAATTGATCCTGACAGGAGAACCGGTCTCAGCTCGTGAAGCCATGCATCTAGGGTTAGTGTCCCAGGTGGTGGCCGTTGATGACCTGCTGCGACAAGCGCAAGGACTGGCGCGCACCTTGGCCATGAAAAGCCAGGTGGCGCTCCGTGCGTCGCTTCGGGCGATCCGTCGGGGCGGAGAGCTGCCGCTTTTCGAAGGCCTCGCCGTGGAAGCCCGTCTGTTCGGCGAATTGTGCGATACCGAAGATCGGAAAGAAGGAACGGCGGCCTTCTTGGAGAAACGGCAGCCTCGGTTCAAGAACCGTTAG
- a CDS encoding acetyl-CoA acetyltransferase, protein MRDLVIVAGVRTPIGNFGGALKDVPPERLGELVVREVISRSGFDPRLIEEVIFGCVGQPSDALNIARVIALQAGLPITTPAYTVQRNCSSGLQPFVNAFQNLQSHDADVQIVGGVESMSRAPFISRDMRWGKKLRHAEFIDSIWEGLTDPVCGQLMGRTAETLAEELGISREEQDRFAVESHHRAFKAVREGRLKEEIHSVTVSKSVGGRAVAPLVVTKDEGPNVALTEPQLALYPPLFKEGGTVTAGNSCPLNDGAAAALVMSAERARDLSLRPLGRIRSYAFVGVDPAHMGIGPVQALPAALKRAGIQQADLGLIEVNEAFAAQYLAVERQLGLKREIVNVNGGAIALGHPVGMTGTRLVITMLCEMRRRSVALGAVTMCVGGGQGAAMVLEQL, encoded by the coding sequence GTGAGAGACCTCGTAATCGTAGCCGGTGTACGGACACCGATCGGCAACTTCGGCGGCGCGTTGAAGGACGTTCCCCCTGAGCGACTCGGGGAACTGGTCGTTCGGGAAGTCATTTCCCGGAGCGGATTTGATCCCAGGCTGATCGAGGAGGTCATCTTCGGTTGCGTCGGACAGCCGAGTGATGCGTTGAACATCGCCCGCGTTATTGCCCTCCAAGCTGGTCTCCCCATTACGACACCGGCGTACACCGTGCAGCGCAACTGCTCCTCGGGACTCCAGCCGTTCGTGAACGCGTTCCAGAACCTTCAAAGTCACGATGCGGACGTGCAGATCGTGGGCGGCGTTGAAAGCATGAGCCGCGCTCCGTTCATCTCTCGCGACATGCGATGGGGCAAGAAGCTTCGACATGCTGAGTTTATCGACAGTATATGGGAAGGATTGACCGACCCCGTTTGCGGCCAGCTTATGGGACGGACAGCGGAAACCTTGGCTGAGGAGCTAGGGATCAGTCGGGAAGAACAGGACCGGTTTGCAGTCGAGAGCCATCACCGTGCCTTCAAAGCGGTTCGCGAGGGTCGGCTGAAAGAGGAAATTCATTCCGTCACGGTATCCAAATCAGTTGGAGGCCGGGCGGTTGCCCCGCTCGTGGTCACGAAAGACGAAGGCCCCAATGTCGCTCTCACCGAACCGCAACTGGCTCTCTACCCACCTCTCTTCAAGGAGGGAGGAACCGTCACAGCGGGGAACAGTTGCCCGCTCAACGATGGGGCAGCGGCAGCACTCGTCATGTCCGCTGAGCGTGCGCGAGACCTCAGCCTGCGGCCGCTCGGCCGTATCCGAAGTTATGCTTTTGTAGGAGTCGATCCGGCGCATATGGGCATCGGACCGGTGCAGGCGCTACCGGCAGCGCTTAAACGGGCTGGTATCCAGCAGGCAGATCTTGGTCTGATCGAGGTGAACGAAGCGTTCGCCGCTCAGTACTTGGCCGTCGAGCGGCAGTTGGGTCTCAAACGCGAGATCGTCAACGTCAACGGCGGTGCCATCGCGTTGGGCCATCCGGTCGGAATGACCGGCACGCGGCTCGTCATCACGATGCTCTGTGAAATGCGCCGGCGCAGCGTGGCACTAGGTGCCGTGACGATGTGCGTAGGCGGCGGGCAAGGCGCAGCGATGGTCTTGGAGCAGTTGTAA
- a CDS encoding long-chain fatty acid--CoA ligase (activates fatty acids by binding to coenzyme A) gives MPKTWISRYDSGVSSSFNYPEWTVPDLLRHSADRFPDSPALLFYGTCISYRELDDLTTRFARGLRHLGVSQGDRVAIMLPNIPQAVIAYYGILKAGAVVVPTNPLYVEREIQTQLTDAGGKTMVVLDLLYSRVRAVKEATTLPERIIVTGVQDYLPFFKKLFYPIKAWFAKRWVSVEKAPCVYDFLGLLHIDSTVNSTDHFADLPLVRPIDLAQLQYTGGTTGTPKGVMLTHHNVVVNTLQGRYWSPDFREGQEIFLGAIPFFHCYGLATCQNLAIATGCPIVLLPRFHADEVIKVIHAHRITMFSGVPMMYSMIVEHPDVSRYDLRSLRVCLSGASPLPADVQGRFENLTGARISEGYGLTEAGPTTHCNPLLGEHPPSSMGLPFPDTEARVVDPDTGLEEVPEGETGELIVRGPQIMLGYWNKEDETRAVLRDGWLYTGDLVRRDDRGYFYFVDRKKDIIKSRGETVYPREIEEVLRQHPAVSDAAVVGVADHDYGEIIKAYVVAKPESHVTEETLITHCAGLLARYKIPSSIEFRHELPRTVIGKVLRRAMRAEAAHANAEEQLQRQAV, from the coding sequence ATGCCGAAGACCTGGATCAGCAGATATGATTCCGGGGTGTCCTCAAGCTTCAACTATCCGGAATGGACTGTACCGGATCTCTTGCGACACTCAGCGGACCGTTTCCCGGACTCCCCTGCACTGCTGTTTTATGGCACATGCATTTCGTATAGAGAGCTCGACGATCTCACGACCCGATTTGCGCGTGGGCTGCGTCACCTCGGCGTCAGTCAAGGCGATCGGGTCGCCATCATGCTCCCTAATATCCCGCAGGCGGTTATAGCCTATTACGGAATTTTGAAAGCCGGCGCCGTCGTGGTACCCACCAATCCGCTCTACGTCGAACGAGAAATTCAGACGCAGCTGACCGATGCAGGGGGGAAGACGATGGTGGTCCTTGATCTACTCTATTCTCGCGTCCGGGCTGTGAAGGAGGCCACGACGCTCCCCGAGCGGATTATCGTCACCGGCGTTCAGGACTATCTTCCTTTCTTCAAGAAGCTTTTCTATCCCATCAAAGCTTGGTTCGCCAAACGTTGGGTTTCCGTCGAGAAAGCCCCGTGCGTGTATGATTTCCTCGGGCTCCTGCACATCGACTCAACGGTAAATAGTACGGATCATTTCGCGGATTTGCCTCTCGTGCGACCGATCGACCTCGCACAACTGCAATACACCGGTGGGACGACGGGCACGCCAAAAGGCGTGATGCTGACGCACCATAATGTGGTCGTCAATACACTGCAGGGGCGATACTGGTCCCCGGATTTTCGTGAGGGGCAGGAAATCTTTCTGGGCGCGATTCCATTTTTCCATTGCTACGGTCTGGCCACCTGTCAGAACCTCGCCATCGCGACAGGCTGTCCAATAGTCCTCCTCCCGCGGTTCCATGCGGACGAGGTCATCAAGGTCATCCATGCCCATCGCATTACCATGTTCTCTGGCGTGCCCATGATGTATTCGATGATCGTCGAACATCCTGATGTCAGCCGCTATGACTTACGCTCATTGCGCGTGTGTTTGAGCGGAGCAAGCCCCCTTCCTGCAGATGTTCAAGGGCGGTTCGAAAACCTCACCGGTGCAAGGATTTCAGAAGGCTACGGCCTGACCGAAGCTGGTCCTACGACCCACTGTAATCCACTCCTAGGGGAACACCCGCCGAGCTCGATGGGCCTTCCATTCCCCGACACCGAGGCACGAGTGGTGGACCCGGACACCGGACTGGAAGAGGTACCGGAAGGAGAAACAGGCGAATTGATCGTGCGAGGACCTCAAATCATGCTGGGATACTGGAACAAGGAAGACGAAACGCGCGCCGTGCTGCGCGATGGGTGGCTGTACACCGGCGACCTCGTTCGCCGTGACGATCGCGGATACTTTTATTTTGTCGACCGCAAGAAGGACATCATCAAGTCACGTGGAGAAACAGTATATCCGCGCGAGATCGAAGAAGTCCTGCGTCAACATCCGGCGGTGTCCGACGCCGCCGTGGTTGGAGTGGCGGACCACGACTACGGTGAGATCATCAAAGCCTACGTCGTGGCAAAACCGGAATCGCATGTCACTGAGGAAACATTGATCACCCACTGCGCCGGATTACTGGCGCGATACAAGATTCCGTCGTCTATTGAATTCCGTCATGAACTGCCTCGAACGGTCATTGGCAAGGTGCTGCGTAGGGCGATGCGCGCCGAAGCGGCTCACGCGAATGCTGAGGAACAGCTTCAACGGCAGGCGGTGTGA
- a CDS encoding DNA helicase RuvA: MYLTRRGKVPNQAHVGIPEGLYEEEHGRNGFAGSVSHLYRTHPPTAWISIEGKLKPRAFACAQLPESALSFTTRSVLMMQSQDVSLYISRRRETMPYFVRNADGDEVFFVHQGRGLFETDYGVLSYEAGDYVVIPKGTTYRTHGDGAPSFFLIVETPVPLVVPERGALGQHALFDKGVLVAPDLETMEPVEANGRAWEVHIKRQGDWTRVVYPFYPMDVVGWKGDLWVAKLNVRDFRPVVSPRYHLPPSVHQTFQAGGCLISTFVPRPLESDPEALRVPFYHRNTDYDEVLFYHDGEFFSRAGIQPGMLTLHPQGIHHGPQPQAVQAGKTKTHTSEVAVMVESKAPFTVQPEMDAVEIKDYALSWSRP, encoded by the coding sequence ATGTATCTCACAAGGAGAGGAAAAGTTCCCAACCAAGCCCATGTCGGCATTCCCGAAGGGCTGTATGAAGAAGAACATGGACGAAACGGTTTTGCGGGGTCGGTGTCCCATCTTTACCGCACTCATCCTCCGACAGCATGGATCAGCATCGAGGGAAAGCTGAAGCCGCGAGCCTTTGCTTGCGCGCAGCTTCCCGAGTCCGCATTATCCTTCACCACACGATCAGTACTGATGATGCAAAGCCAGGATGTCAGTCTCTACATCTCCCGGCGACGAGAGACGATGCCCTATTTCGTGCGTAACGCGGATGGGGATGAGGTTTTTTTTGTCCATCAGGGCCGAGGTCTATTTGAGACCGATTATGGCGTTCTGTCTTACGAGGCAGGCGATTATGTAGTGATCCCCAAGGGTACAACCTATCGCACTCACGGCGATGGAGCGCCCTCTTTTTTCCTCATCGTCGAGACTCCGGTTCCATTAGTAGTGCCGGAGCGAGGAGCGCTAGGGCAACATGCGCTGTTCGATAAAGGCGTCCTGGTCGCTCCCGATCTGGAAACAATGGAGCCGGTGGAAGCAAATGGTCGAGCGTGGGAAGTCCACATCAAGCGCCAGGGCGACTGGACGCGGGTCGTCTATCCCTTCTATCCCATGGATGTCGTCGGGTGGAAAGGGGACCTTTGGGTCGCGAAGCTCAATGTGCGGGATTTTCGGCCGGTCGTCAGTCCCCGCTATCATCTGCCGCCGAGCGTTCATCAAACGTTTCAAGCCGGCGGATGCTTGATCTCCACGTTTGTGCCGAGGCCCTTGGAAAGCGATCCGGAGGCGTTGCGTGTCCCCTTTTACCATCGAAATACCGACTACGATGAAGTCCTGTTCTATCATGATGGCGAATTCTTCAGCCGCGCGGGGATTCAGCCGGGGATGCTCACGTTGCATCCACAGGGAATTCACCATGGACCGCAACCACAAGCGGTCCAGGCCGGCAAAACGAAGACTCACACCAGCGAAGTGGCGGTAATGGTCGAGTCCAAAGCTCCCTTCACGGTGCAACCGGAGATGGACGCGGTGGAGATCAAGGACTATGCATTGAGTTGGAGCCGCCCATGA
- a CDS encoding pyruvate dehydrogenase gives MELAVIAKEIKRDDLRQMYYYLRLTRGLEDRITALYRQGRIVGGVYTSHGMEAIAVGYASALERDDIIAPFHRDMGAFLIRGFTTGEILAQYLGKKTGPTKGKDGNVHMGDLKRGVFGFVSHLADNLPVATGAALAFKIRGESRVVCTGTGDGGSSRGDFHEAMNFAAVRKLPVVFFCNNNQYAYSTPLRLQMAVANVVDRARAYGMPGEIVDGNDVAAVYLAAKRAIARARAGDGPTFLEFKTMRMHGHSEHDPAKYVPRELLEEWKKKDPILKAEQQLKQLGYGEESYFQEVAERVKKEVEAGLEFAEQSPLPEGPEVLEGVYAESAGSH, from the coding sequence ATGGAGCTTGCCGTTATCGCCAAGGAGATCAAGCGAGACGATCTGCGCCAGATGTACTACTACCTCCGACTTACCAGGGGGCTGGAGGACAGGATCACGGCGCTTTACCGGCAGGGACGTATCGTGGGCGGAGTCTACACCAGCCACGGCATGGAAGCGATTGCCGTCGGGTATGCCTCCGCCCTTGAACGTGACGATATCATCGCTCCTTTTCACCGGGACATGGGCGCGTTTCTCATTCGAGGCTTCACAACCGGCGAGATCCTCGCGCAGTATCTTGGAAAGAAGACCGGGCCGACCAAAGGAAAAGACGGGAATGTCCACATGGGAGACCTCAAGCGGGGCGTGTTCGGATTCGTCAGTCATCTGGCCGACAATCTGCCTGTGGCAACCGGAGCAGCTCTCGCATTCAAGATTCGAGGCGAATCTCGCGTGGTCTGTACGGGAACCGGTGATGGAGGATCCAGCAGGGGCGATTTCCACGAAGCGATGAACTTCGCGGCGGTGCGGAAACTCCCCGTCGTCTTCTTCTGCAACAACAACCAATATGCTTACTCGACGCCGCTTCGTTTGCAGATGGCGGTCGCCAACGTCGTCGATCGGGCAAGAGCCTATGGCATGCCCGGTGAAATCGTGGACGGCAACGACGTGGCCGCGGTTTATCTTGCGGCAAAACGAGCGATCGCGCGAGCCCGTGCAGGAGATGGACCAACCTTTCTCGAATTCAAGACGATGCGGATGCACGGCCATTCCGAACATGACCCGGCCAAATACGTCCCGCGCGAGCTGTTGGAGGAGTGGAAGAAGAAAGATCCGATTCTGAAAGCCGAGCAGCAGCTCAAACAACTCGGTTATGGCGAGGAGTCGTATTTCCAGGAAGTAGCCGAACGGGTGAAGAAAGAAGTCGAGGCCGGTCTGGAATTTGCCGAGCAAAGTCCTCTGCCTGAAGGGCCGGAAGTGTTGGAGGGAGTCTATGCGGAGAGCGCCGGCAGCCATTAG
- a CDS encoding pyruvate dehydrogenase, with translation MTTDTMQEQREVTYLEAISQALDEEMARDERVFLMGEDIGTYGGAFKITEGFLQKYGEWRVLDTPLAESGFVGAAIGAAIMGLRPVVEMQFADFISCAFDQITEVAAKNHYRWGAAVPMVIRAPFGGGVHGGPFHSECPEGWFFHSPGLKLVAPSTPYDAKGLLKAAIRDPNPVIYFEHKFLYRRIKSVLPKEEFVVPLGKADVKRVGNDISVITYGAMVHLALEAAQTLADEGIDLEVVDLRTLIPFDKEAIYASVRKTSKAILLHEDNKTGGIGAEIAARLAEDCFDCLDGPIMRIAPPDTPVPFSTPLEEFFLPKTSDIITAARRLAAY, from the coding sequence ATGACGACAGACACGATGCAGGAACAGCGGGAAGTCACTTACCTGGAGGCGATTTCGCAAGCCTTGGACGAGGAAATGGCCAGGGATGAGCGGGTATTCTTGATGGGCGAAGATATCGGTACTTACGGAGGCGCCTTCAAGATCACCGAGGGCTTTCTCCAAAAATATGGTGAGTGGAGGGTGCTCGATACGCCGCTTGCCGAATCCGGGTTTGTCGGCGCGGCGATTGGCGCCGCCATCATGGGGTTGCGTCCGGTCGTGGAAATGCAGTTCGCGGATTTTATCTCCTGCGCCTTCGACCAGATTACTGAGGTGGCGGCCAAGAATCATTACCGGTGGGGAGCCGCGGTGCCCATGGTTATCCGCGCACCGTTCGGCGGTGGCGTGCATGGCGGGCCGTTCCATTCTGAATGTCCGGAAGGCTGGTTCTTCCATTCCCCGGGACTCAAGTTGGTCGCCCCGTCCACGCCATACGACGCCAAGGGGCTCCTCAAGGCGGCGATTCGCGACCCCAATCCGGTGATCTACTTTGAGCACAAATTTCTCTACCGACGCATTAAATCCGTCTTGCCCAAAGAAGAGTTCGTCGTCCCACTCGGGAAAGCCGACGTGAAGCGGGTTGGCAACGACATCTCGGTCATTACCTACGGGGCGATGGTCCATCTGGCGCTCGAAGCCGCACAGACATTGGCCGACGAGGGGATCGATCTGGAAGTGGTCGACTTACGCACCTTGATCCCGTTCGATAAGGAAGCCATTTATGCGTCCGTCCGCAAAACCAGCAAAGCCATTCTCCTGCACGAGGACAACAAAACCGGAGGCATCGGGGCCGAGATCGCTGCGCGACTTGCGGAAGACTGTTTTGACTGTTTGGACGGGCCGATTATGCGGATCGCGCCGCCGGATACGCCGGTGCCGTTCAGCACGCCGCTGGAAGAGTTTTTTCTCCCGAAAACGAGCGACATTATTACTGCGGCACGGAGATTGGCGGCTTATTAG
- a CDS encoding acetyl-CoA acetyltransferase (Catalyzes the synthesis of acetoacetyl coenzyme A from two molecules of acetyl coenzyme A. It can also act as a thiolase, catalyzing the reverse reaction and generating two-carbon units from the four-carbon product of fatty acid oxidation) has protein sequence MGSFNGAFSQVPATKLGSLAIAEALKRVHVSPDQVDQVYMGCVLSAGLGQAPARQASIGAGIPHSIGATTVNKVCGSSIQTVIMASQAIALGEASVVVAGGMENMTRAPYLLEKARQGYRLGHAELVDSLVKDGLWDVYNNFHMGNGGELCAAKYQLTRKELDDFAFESYRRAREAIATGIFKEEIVPVEVPQRKGPAVAITEDEEPNRVDLSKMRELKPVFQEGGVLTVGNSPSCNDGAAALVVMAEEEAARLGLVPMARIVGYAGAALAPEWFTIAPIDAIKRVLKKTGLTIGDIDVFEINEAFSAVSLAINRELGLDEKRVNVNGGAVALGHPIGATGARILTTLLHAMAARGARRGLAGLCIGGGEALAIIVERE, from the coding sequence ATGGGAAGTTTCAATGGTGCGTTTAGCCAGGTGCCGGCGACGAAATTGGGTAGTCTCGCTATCGCCGAAGCATTGAAGCGGGTCCACGTGTCGCCGGATCAGGTGGACCAAGTCTATATGGGTTGCGTCCTCAGCGCCGGTTTGGGACAAGCGCCGGCGCGGCAGGCCTCGATCGGAGCCGGAATTCCACACTCGATCGGTGCCACGACGGTGAATAAGGTCTGTGGATCGAGCATCCAGACGGTGATCATGGCGTCCCAAGCTATTGCACTTGGAGAAGCGAGCGTCGTCGTGGCGGGTGGGATGGAAAACATGACCCGCGCGCCGTATTTGCTGGAGAAAGCGCGACAGGGTTATCGGTTAGGGCATGCGGAGTTGGTCGACAGTCTCGTCAAGGACGGGTTGTGGGACGTCTACAATAATTTCCACATGGGAAACGGCGGTGAACTGTGCGCGGCCAAGTATCAATTGACGAGAAAAGAACTGGATGACTTTGCATTCGAGAGTTATCGGCGCGCGCGCGAGGCGATAGCGACTGGAATCTTTAAGGAGGAAATTGTGCCCGTCGAGGTACCGCAACGCAAAGGTCCGGCAGTGGCGATAACGGAGGACGAGGAGCCGAATCGAGTCGACCTCAGCAAGATGCGTGAGTTGAAGCCGGTATTCCAGGAAGGCGGCGTCCTGACCGTGGGTAATTCCCCCTCCTGTAATGATGGTGCGGCGGCGTTGGTTGTCATGGCGGAAGAGGAGGCGGCACGTCTCGGGCTTGTCCCGATGGCGCGTATTGTCGGCTACGCCGGAGCGGCGCTGGCACCGGAATGGTTTACGATCGCGCCGATTGACGCGATTAAACGGGTGCTCAAGAAAACGGGCCTGACGATTGGGGACATCGATGTGTTCGAAATCAACGAAGCGTTTTCAGCCGTGTCCCTCGCGATCAACAGGGAATTGGGACTCGACGAGAAGAGGGTCAATGTGAACGGTGGAGCGGTCGCGCTCGGACATCCTATCGGGGCAACCGGAGCACGCATCCTTACGACGTTGCTTCATGCCATGGCCGCGCGTGGGGCGAGACGGGGCTTAGCCGGCCTTTGCATCGGCGGGGGAGAAGCGTTGGCGATCATAGTAGAGCGGGAATAG